The following coding sequences lie in one Gouania willdenowi chromosome 5, fGouWil2.1, whole genome shotgun sequence genomic window:
- the LOC114463549 gene encoding trace amine-associated receptor 6-like, whose translation MSTSDQTELCYPHLGNSSCRRTVRPHSVSVLLHIILSSISVLTVTLNLMVIITISHFKKLQTPTNFLLLSLAVSDFCVGFLFIFQILLMDGCWYLSAGWCVFYTVFGVVVTSASIGTVVLISIDRYIAVCDPLHYPTKVTPNRAKICVVQCWVCSAICHTVRLKDNIEHPGEFNSCIGECATSAHPVSRIMDLVLNFIFPVSIIIVLYVRVFVVAVSQARAMHSHVAVVTPHGSLKVYRSELKAARVLGVVVVVFLMCIFPFYILSLLAGATKVSLSSLVFVICLYFFNSCVNPMIYVFLYPWFRKSLKYIISLQILKSGSSEANIL comes from the exons ATGAGCACATCTGATCAAACTGAGCTCTGCTATCCACACCTCGGAAACTCCTCATGCAGGAGGACTGTGCGCCCTCACTCAGTGTCTGTGCTCCTTCACAtcatcctgtcctccatctctgtGCTCACTGTGACCCTCAACCTGATGGTCATCATCACCATCTCACACTTCAA GAAGCTGCAAACTCCAACCAACTTTCTCCTCCTTTCTCTGGCTGTCTCAGATTTCTGCGTagggttcctctttatttttcAGATTCTCCTCATGGACGGTTGCTGGTATCTCAGTGCAGGCTGGTGTGTGTTTTACACAGTTTTTGGCGTTGTGGTAACCTCTGCATCAATAGGAACTGTTGTGCTCATTTCCATTGATCGCTACATTGCTGTTTGTGATCCTCTGCACTATCCAACTAAAGTCACTCCAAACAGAGCAAAGATTTGTGTTGTTCAATGTTGGGTCTGTTCTGCTATATGTCATACTGTGAGGCTTAAAGACAACATTGAACATCCAGGTGAGTTTAATTCCTGCATTGGAGAGTGTGCAACTTCTGCACATCCTGTCTCTCGAATTATGGATCTGGTTTTGAACTTCATCTTCCCTGTCAGCATCATCATAGTCCTGTATGTGAGGGTGTTTGTtgtggctgtgtctcaggcccGAGCCATGCACTCTCATGTTGCAGTGGTGACACCTCATGGTTCACTGAAGGTTTACAGATCAGAGCTGAAGGCAGCCAGAGTTTTAGGTGTggtggttgttgtttttctgatgtgtatttttccattttatatTCTGTCACTTTTAGCAGGGGCgacaaaagtttctttatcatctcttgTTTTTGTCATATGTTTGTACTTCTTCAACTCCTGTGTGAATCCTATGATCTATGTGTTTCTTTACCCCTGGTTCAGGAaatctttaaaatatattatttctcTTCAGATCTTAAAATCCggctccagtgaggccaacatTTTGTAG
- the LOC114463927 gene encoding trace amine-associated receptor 6-like, whose translation MSTSDQTELCYPHLGNSSCRRTVRPHSVSVLLHIILSSISVLTVTLNLMVIITISHFKKLHTQTNFLLLSLAVSDFCVGFLFIFQILLMDGCWYLSAGWCVFYTVFGTVVPSASVGTVVLISIDRYIAVCDPLHYPTKVTPNRAKICVVLCWVCSAICHTVSFKDNIEHPGEFNSCIGECAASAHPVYRIMELLLNFIFPVSIIVLLYVRVFVVAVSQARAMHSHVAVVTPHGSLKVYRSELKAARVLGVVVVVFLMCIFPFYIVSLLAGATKVSLSSLVFVICLYFFNSCVNPMIYVFLYPWFRKSLKYIISLQILKFGSSEANIL comes from the exons ATGAGCACATCTGATCAAACTGAGCTCTGCTATCCACACCTCGGAAACTCCTCATGCAGGAGGACTGTGCGCCCTCACTCAGTGTCTGTGCTCCTTCACAtcatcctgtcctccatctctgtGCTCACTGTGACCCTCAACCTGATGGTCATCATCACCATCTCACACTTCAA GAAGCTGCACACTCAaaccaacttcctcctcctttctCTGGCTGTCTCAGATTTCTGCGTAgggttcctttttatttttcagattctCCTCATGGACGGCTGCTGGTATCTCAGTGCAGGCTGGTGTGTGTTTTACACAGTTTTTGGCACTGTGGTACCCTCTGCATCAGTAGGAACTGTTGTGCTCATTTCCATTGATCGCTACATTGCTGTTTGTGATCCTCTGCACTATCCAACTAAAGTCACTCCAAACAGAGCAAAGATTTGTGTTGTTCTATGTTGGGTCTGTTCTGCTATATGTCATACTGTGAGCTTTAAAGACAACATTGAACATCCAGGTGAGTTTAATTCCTGCATTGGAGAGTGTGCAGCTTCTGCACATCCTGTCTATCGAATTATGGAACTGCTTTTGAACTTCATCTTCCCTGTCAGCATCATTGTACTCCTGTATGTGAGGGTGTTTGTtgtggctgtgtctcaggcccGAGCCATGCACTCTCATGTTGCAGTGGTGACACCTCATGGTTCACTGAAGGTTTACAGATCAGAGCTGAAGGCAGCCAGAGTTTTAGGTGTggtggttgttgtttttctgatgtgtatttttccattttatatTGTGTCACTTTTAGCAGGGGCGACAAAAGTTTCTTTGTCATCTCTTGTTTTTGTCATATGTTTGTACTTCTTCAACTCCTGTGTGAATCCTATGATTTATGTGTTTCTTTACCCCTGGTTCAGGAaatctttaaaatatattatttctcTTCAGATCTTAAAATTtggctccagtgaggccaacatTTTGTAG
- the LOC114464072 gene encoding trace amine-associated receptor 6-like produces MSTSDQTELCYPHLGNSSCRRTVRPHSVSVLLHIILSSISVLTVTLNLMVIITISHFKKLHTQTNFLLLSLAVSDFCVGFLFIFQILLMDGCWYFSAGWCVFYTVFGVVVTSASVGTVVLISIDRYIAVCDPLHYPTKVTTNRAKICVVLCWVCSGFCHTVSFKDNIEHPGEFNSCIGECATSSHPVYQIMELVLNFIFPVSIIVLLYVRVFVVAVSQARAMHSHVAVVTPHGSLKVYRSELKAARVLGVVVVVFLMCNIPFYIVLLLAGATEVSLSSLVFVICLYFFNSCVNPMIYVFLYPWFRKSLKYIISLQILKSGSSEANIL; encoded by the exons ATGAGCACATCTGATCAAACTGAGCTCTGCTATCCACACCTCGGAAACTCCTCATGCAGGAGGACTGTGCGCCCTCACTCAGTGTCTGTGCTCCTTCACAtcatcctgtcctccatctctgtGCTCACTGTGACCCTCAACCTGATGGTCATCATCACCATCTCACACTTCAA GAAGCTGCACACTCAAACCAACTTTCTCCTCCTTTCTCTGGCTGTCTCAGATTTCTGCGTagggttcctctttatttttcAGATTCTCCTCATGGACGGCTGCTGGTATTTCAGTGCAGGCTGGTGTGTGTTTTACACAGTTTTTGGCGTTGTGGTAACCTCTGCATCAGTAGGAACTGTTGTGCTCATTTCCATTGATCGCTACATTGCTGTTTGTGATCCTCTGCACTATCCAACTAAAGTCACTACAAACAGAGCAAAGATTTGTGTTGTTCTATGTTGGGTCTGTTCTGGTTTCTGTCATACTGTGAGCTTTAAAGACAACATTGAACATCCAGGTGAGTTTAATTCCTGCATTGGAGAGTGTGCAACTTCTTCACATCCTGTCTATCAAATTATGGAACTGGTTTTGAACTTCATCTTCCCTGTCAGCATCATTGTACTCCTGTATGTGAGGGTGTTTGTtgtggctgtgtctcaggcccGAGCCATGCACTCTCATGTTGCAGTGGTGACACCTCATGGTTCACTGAAGGTTTACAGATCAGAGCTGAAGGCAGCCAGAGTTTTAGGTGTggtggttgttgtttttctgatgtgTAATATTCCATTTTATATTGTCTTACTTTTAGCAGGGGCTACAGAAGTTTCTTTGTCATCTCTTGTTTTTGTCATATGTTTGTACTTCTTCAACTCCTGTGTGAATCCTATGATCTATGTGTTTCTTTACCCCTGGTTCAGGaaatctttaaaatatataatttctcTTCAGATCTTAAAATCtggctccagtgaggccaacatTCTGTAG